In Caproicibacterium amylolyticum, a genomic segment contains:
- a CDS encoding cation-translocating P-type ATPase — MMEWHSLTAAECEKKLGTAKEGLTQAKAAHRLREYGENILEAPPGKSLLRRFLEQFKDFMVIILLLAAAVSFLTSWAQGDTDYIDAVIILLIVNVNAVIGLVQESRAEKALTALQDLTAPHAKVLRAGQTVQIPAQQLVPGDIVLLDTGDLVPADIRLLQSVNLRVQESALTGESQAVQKNESVLCQPQTPLGDRKNMCYSSTSVTSGHGRGIVVATGMQTQVGHIARMLTVQETPQTPLQKKLEATGKVLGIGALVLCGIIFVMGLLQGTQPLDMFLTSISLAVAAIPEGLPAVVTIVLAAGMRRMAERKAIVRHMMAVETLGSASVICSDKTGTLTQNHMTVVEMRDTSGRIAEHSPRERQLLDYAVLCTNCTVDGSHILGEATEIALCEAAKNKEMLDRQFPRVREVPFSSARKRMTVVVRLPEGRFRVIVKGAPDVLELLCRGGCAPRQNREMASRALRVLAVAVKEISTLHGVADASLESGLQFVGLIGMEDPPRPEVGEAVSLCRHAGIRPVMITGDHAATAAAIARTLGILTNGSVISGFELDAMPQDILTKKIYDYSVFARVSPAHKVRIVQAFQSRGEVVAMTGDGVNDAPALKAADIGCAMGRSGTDVAKGAADMILADDNFATIVEAVREGRGIYSNIRRTIHFLLSCNVGELLAVFISFLLRLPLPLVAIQLLWVNLVTDSFPALALGVEPIDQDVMEKKPIRRGSSIFANGLGWSIIVEGCLIGALSLLAYTIGRLFFDCSLENPIIGRTMGFAVLSLSQLAHAFNMRSDTHSLFERGRPKNGKLVAATIGCAAAMAAVVAVPALAAVFKTAVLSPLQWLITLALSLCPIAVIELEKLLQRDRPVTQKPTLLPNTSQKPNT; from the coding sequence ATGATGGAGTGGCACAGCTTGACTGCTGCGGAATGTGAAAAAAAGCTTGGTACGGCAAAAGAAGGCTTAACACAGGCTAAGGCAGCGCACAGACTGCGGGAGTATGGTGAAAATATTTTGGAAGCGCCCCCAGGGAAATCGCTGCTGCGCAGGTTCTTAGAGCAGTTTAAGGATTTTATGGTCATTATTTTACTGCTGGCAGCCGCAGTGTCCTTTTTAACATCGTGGGCGCAGGGGGATACGGATTATATTGACGCAGTCATTATTTTGCTGATTGTCAATGTAAATGCAGTTATTGGACTAGTTCAGGAAAGCCGCGCCGAAAAAGCACTGACGGCATTGCAGGATTTAACAGCTCCTCATGCAAAAGTACTGCGTGCGGGGCAGACTGTGCAGATCCCTGCACAGCAGCTGGTACCAGGGGATATTGTGCTTTTGGATACAGGGGATTTGGTTCCGGCGGATATTCGATTACTCCAGTCTGTGAATCTTCGTGTGCAGGAAAGTGCATTAACAGGTGAAAGTCAGGCTGTTCAAAAGAATGAAAGTGTACTCTGCCAGCCGCAGACACCACTGGGCGACCGTAAAAATATGTGCTATTCCTCTACCAGTGTCACTTCTGGGCACGGCAGGGGAATTGTTGTTGCCACGGGGATGCAGACACAGGTTGGCCACATTGCGCGAATGCTTACTGTGCAGGAAACACCCCAGACACCGCTGCAAAAAAAGCTGGAAGCAACCGGTAAGGTACTGGGGATTGGCGCATTGGTACTGTGCGGTATTATTTTTGTAATGGGACTGCTGCAGGGTACACAGCCGCTGGATATGTTCCTAACCTCGATTTCTCTTGCAGTTGCAGCAATACCGGAGGGGCTGCCGGCGGTGGTCACCATCGTGCTGGCCGCCGGTATGCGCCGCATGGCGGAGCGCAAAGCGATTGTGCGGCATATGATGGCGGTGGAAACGCTGGGCAGTGCCAGTGTGATTTGCAGCGACAAAACCGGCACATTGACACAGAATCATATGACGGTTGTGGAAATGCGCGATACTTCCGGCAGAATAGCGGAGCATTCACCTCGTGAACGGCAGTTGTTGGACTATGCTGTACTTTGTACGAATTGTACTGTAGACGGCAGCCATATCCTTGGAGAGGCAACCGAAATAGCACTGTGCGAAGCGGCTAAGAATAAGGAAATGCTTGACCGCCAATTTCCACGTGTGCGGGAAGTGCCCTTTTCTTCCGCCCGCAAACGCATGACGGTGGTTGTGCGTTTACCGGAGGGGCGTTTTCGCGTGATTGTCAAGGGTGCGCCGGATGTTTTGGAGCTCCTTTGCCGCGGCGGTTGTGCACCGCGGCAAAACCGGGAGATGGCGTCGCGTGCACTGCGTGTGCTGGCAGTTGCTGTTAAGGAAATTTCGACACTCCATGGCGTTGCAGATGCATCACTTGAAAGCGGTCTGCAGTTTGTAGGCCTGATTGGAATGGAGGACCCGCCGCGTCCGGAAGTAGGGGAAGCAGTCAGTTTGTGCAGGCATGCGGGCATCCGACCGGTCATGATTACCGGGGACCATGCGGCCACAGCGGCGGCGATTGCACGAACCTTGGGGATTTTAACAAATGGCAGTGTGATTTCCGGCTTTGAGCTGGATGCCATGCCGCAGGATATTTTAACAAAGAAAATTTATGACTATTCTGTTTTTGCCCGTGTATCTCCGGCACATAAGGTTCGCATTGTGCAGGCTTTCCAGAGCCGCGGGGAAGTGGTGGCAATGACCGGTGACGGCGTGAATGACGCACCCGCGCTGAAAGCAGCGGATATTGGCTGTGCCATGGGACGCAGCGGGACGGATGTAGCTAAAGGTGCCGCAGACATGATCCTTGCAGACGACAACTTTGCAACCATTGTGGAGGCGGTCCGGGAAGGGCGCGGTATTTACAGCAACATTCGCCGCACAATTCATTTTTTGCTTTCCTGCAATGTGGGCGAACTGCTGGCCGTGTTTATCAGCTTTTTACTGCGTTTGCCGCTGCCGCTGGTTGCAATTCAGCTGCTGTGGGTAAACTTGGTGACTGATTCTTTTCCGGCGCTCGCGCTCGGTGTGGAACCAATTGATCAGGATGTGATGGAGAAAAAGCCGATTCGCCGTGGCAGCAGCATCTTTGCTAACGGATTAGGCTGGTCCATTATTGTAGAAGGGTGCCTGATTGGGGCACTGTCCCTGCTTGCCTATACGATTGGGCGGCTGTTTTTTGACTGCAGCTTGGAAAATCCAATTATCGGCCGCACAATGGGTTTTGCTGTCCTTAGTCTTTCACAGTTGGCACATGCGTTCAATATGCGCAGCGATACGCATTCTCTGTTTGAGCGCGGACGCCCCAAAAACGGCAAACTGGTGGCTGCAACCATTGGCTGCGCAGCGGCAATGGCAGCAGTTGTTGCGGTTCCGGCGCTGGCGGCGGTCTTTAAAACAGCGGTGCTTTCCCCACTGCAGTGGCTGATTACGCTGGCACTTTCTTTGTGCCCGATAGCGGTCATTGAATTGGAAAAGCTGCTGCAGCGAGACAGACCGGTGACGCAGAAGCCGACATTGCTTCCCAACACATCGCAGAAACCAAATACATAA
- a CDS encoding lysylphosphatidylglycerol synthase transmembrane domain-containing protein: MLKLKQFLKKYWFTILTLSVTMSILLVFLFKKSSPGEVLHLMRRLHPTWLLLTLSTVVAAWLLEGLGYWLLGRRLCPGWRYGQSFLVGVSGIFYGSITPLSSGGPPMQIFYMDKMGMEPGESAAIISAKTITYQVTMFVFSLTLICTALPFFIHKVSHLMIFTVFGLVTNILFIVGVLLVSFKGKIIDRPLTAVLRLLAKVHIVKDPQQTHKSIVSQFETFRQGFRVMGRDWKLYIVVCIITIAQLLIGSLDTYCIYRAFGLSGASLWLMMAAKVFALMVVSFVPLPGNSGGVEASFEAFCRIFFGSLVTPALLVWRLLTYYGGILFGFLCVSLCARKYVPKEAEQKE; the protein is encoded by the coding sequence ATGCTTAAATTGAAACAGTTTCTGAAAAAATACTGGTTCACCATACTGACACTCAGCGTTACTATGTCCATTCTGCTTGTCTTTTTGTTTAAAAAGAGCAGCCCCGGCGAGGTACTGCACCTGATGCGCAGGCTGCACCCGACTTGGCTGCTTCTGACACTAAGCACCGTTGTTGCCGCATGGCTTCTGGAAGGACTTGGATACTGGCTGCTGGGCCGCCGGCTGTGCCCGGGCTGGCGGTACGGGCAGTCCTTTTTGGTGGGCGTTTCCGGCATCTTTTATGGTTCTATCACGCCGCTTTCCTCCGGCGGGCCGCCAATGCAGATTTTTTACATGGACAAAATGGGCATGGAACCAGGCGAGAGCGCTGCGATTATTTCTGCCAAAACCATCACTTACCAGGTCACCATGTTTGTTTTTTCCCTTACGCTTATCTGTACAGCGCTGCCGTTTTTCATCCATAAAGTTTCGCACCTAATGATTTTCACCGTGTTCGGGCTGGTCACCAACATTTTATTTATTGTGGGAGTTTTGCTGGTATCTTTTAAGGGCAAAATCATTGACCGTCCACTGACGGCTGTGCTGCGTTTGCTGGCAAAGGTTCACATTGTAAAAGACCCGCAGCAGACACACAAGTCTATTGTTAGCCAGTTTGAAACCTTTCGTCAGGGCTTTCGGGTAATGGGACGTGACTGGAAGCTTTATATCGTGGTCTGTATCATCACCATTGCGCAGCTGCTGATCGGCAGCCTGGATACATACTGTATCTACCGCGCATTCGGTCTGTCCGGCGCTTCCCTGTGGCTGATGATGGCTGCAAAAGTGTTTGCCCTGATGGTTGTATCGTTTGTACCGCTGCCCGGTAATTCCGGCGGTGTGGAGGCTTCTTTTGAGGCGTTCTGCCGCATTTTCTTTGGAAGCCTGGTTACGCCCGCGCTGCTGGTTTGGCGGCTGCTGACCTACTACGGCGGCATTTTGTTTGGTTTTCTGTGTGTTTCGCTGTGTGCTCGGAAGTACGTTCCGAAAGAGGCAGAACAGAAGGAATGA
- a CDS encoding lysylphosphatidylglycerol synthase transmembrane domain-containing protein — translation MRKFLRLVKKHLFTIIVLSVTMAILLTSLLKETGLAGLAHILSTLDPAWMFLAAGTLGVTWLLEGLCNWLLCRHLYPKWTYARSFMIGITGIFYASITPCSAGAQPMQIYYMSKMGMQGGKSAAIISAKTITHQATTVIFSLLLICTELPFFVKNVSNLTLFTVFGLATNILFIAAVVLISVNAGFIYRWLHTIMCWLGKIHILKKPEEKYKTVITQLDSFHEGFKTMGHSWRLYVAVCLITIVQLVLGSLDTYCIYRAFHLHGASVWLIVAAEVFAAMVVTFVPLPGGSGGAELSFDAFCHIFFGSMTTPAMLVWRLLTYYGSILFGFLYVSIGSRKYLGTPPPEDYQHPDSQNGDAALPTQANQTNCGSS, via the coding sequence ATGCGAAAATTTTTACGGCTTGTAAAAAAGCATTTATTCACAATTATTGTCCTTTCTGTCACGATGGCAATTTTGCTCACCTCCCTGCTGAAAGAAACCGGACTTGCCGGGCTTGCACACATTCTCAGCACGCTTGACCCCGCCTGGATGTTTCTGGCCGCGGGCACGCTTGGCGTTACATGGCTGCTGGAAGGACTGTGCAACTGGCTGCTTTGCCGCCATCTTTACCCAAAGTGGACGTATGCCCGCTCATTTATGATTGGCATCACCGGCATTTTTTACGCCTCCATTACTCCCTGCTCCGCCGGTGCACAGCCGATGCAGATTTACTATATGTCAAAAATGGGCATGCAGGGCGGCAAAAGTGCCGCTATTATTTCTGCAAAAACCATTACGCATCAGGCAACTACGGTCATTTTTTCACTGCTGCTTATTTGCACCGAACTGCCGTTTTTTGTAAAAAACGTGTCAAACCTGACGCTGTTCACTGTTTTCGGGCTGGCAACAAACATCCTGTTCATTGCTGCCGTTGTACTGATTTCCGTTAATGCGGGGTTTATTTACCGGTGGCTTCATACCATAATGTGCTGGCTCGGTAAAATTCATATTTTAAAAAAACCGGAGGAAAAATATAAAACAGTCATTACACAGCTGGATTCTTTTCATGAGGGCTTCAAAACCATGGGACACAGCTGGCGGCTGTATGTGGCGGTGTGCCTGATTACGATTGTTCAGCTGGTACTCGGCAGCTTAGACACCTACTGTATTTACCGTGCATTTCATCTGCACGGCGCGTCTGTCTGGCTGATTGTTGCCGCAGAAGTCTTTGCTGCAATGGTCGTCACCTTTGTGCCGCTGCCGGGTGGTTCCGGCGGCGCGGAGCTTTCCTTTGACGCGTTCTGCCACATCTTTTTCGGCAGCATGACAACACCCGCCATGCTGGTTTGGCGTTTGCTGACTTACTATGGCAGTATTCTGTTTGGTTTTCTTTACGTTTCCATTGGCTCCCGCAAATATCTGGGTACACCGCCGCCGGAGGATTATCAGCACCCGGACTCTCAAAATGGCGATGCAGCACTTCCCACTCAAGCCAACCAGACAAACTGCGGTTCCTCCTGA
- a CDS encoding lysylphosphatidylglycerol synthase transmembrane domain-containing protein codes for MSRFKRIIKKNLFTIITLSITMVILLIFLFQGNSIQQLGSIFKSLSVSWMLLAFATLFVTWLMEGFVDWLLCRHFYPKWTYGRSFMIGMTGMLYSAVTPFSTGGQPMQIYYMAKMGMKAGHSAAVISVKTITYQITMVLFSLILIGSELPFFIKNVSNLTFLTIFGIASNIIFILAVILVSVNAGFVYRMLRTILNGLGKIHIVKEPGKKYESIITQLDAFHAGFKTMGRNWKLYLVVCLITVVQIAVSSSVTYCIYRAFHLSSATLWVMIAAQVFSNMVAAFVPLPGGSGGAEVSFSAFCHVFFQNLLTPALLVWRLLTYYGCIVFGCIFVSIGARKYVGAPPPEDYSNPDGETSEEEKPA; via the coding sequence ATGTCAAGATTCAAGCGCATTATTAAGAAAAATCTTTTTACGATTATTACACTTTCGATTACAATGGTGATCCTGCTGATCTTCCTGTTTCAGGGAAACAGCATTCAACAGTTAGGCTCCATTTTTAAAAGTCTGAGCGTCAGCTGGATGCTACTGGCATTTGCAACGCTGTTCGTCACCTGGCTGATGGAGGGATTTGTGGACTGGCTTTTGTGCCGGCATTTTTACCCCAAATGGACCTATGGGCGTTCGTTTATGATTGGTATGACCGGCATGCTTTACAGCGCGGTCACACCGTTTTCCACAGGCGGACAGCCTATGCAGATTTACTACATGGCGAAAATGGGCATGAAAGCCGGCCACAGTGCCGCCGTAATTTCTGTAAAGACCATCACTTACCAGATTACCATGGTCCTCTTTTCACTGATCCTGATTGGCAGTGAATTGCCGTTCTTTATTAAAAACGTGAGCAACCTAACCTTCCTCACGATTTTCGGTATTGCGTCGAACATTATCTTCATTCTGGCAGTAATTCTGGTTTCGGTAAACGCGGGATTTGTTTACCGGATGCTGCGCACAATCTTAAACGGACTTGGCAAGATTCACATTGTAAAAGAGCCGGGAAAAAAGTATGAATCCATTATTACACAGTTGGACGCTTTTCATGCCGGTTTTAAAACGATGGGCCGCAACTGGAAACTTTACCTTGTTGTCTGCCTGATTACGGTCGTGCAGATCGCCGTGAGCAGCTCGGTCACCTACTGCATTTACCGCGCTTTCCATCTGAGCAGTGCGACCCTGTGGGTCATGATTGCAGCGCAGGTCTTTTCCAATATGGTTGCCGCCTTTGTTCCGCTGCCTGGCGGCTCCGGCGGCGCAGAAGTGTCGTTCTCTGCATTTTGCCATGTTTTTTTCCAAAATCTGCTTACCCCGGCGCTGCTGGTCTGGCGGCTGCTGACCTATTATGGCTGTATTGTATTCGGCTGTATTTTCGTTTCTATCGGCGCACGCAAATATGTTGGCGCACCCCCGCCGGAGGATTACAGCAATCCGGATGGAGAAACGTCTGAAGAGGAAAAACCGGCATAA
- the trpS gene encoding tryptophan--tRNA ligase yields MENQTPERKKRIFSAIQPSGSVTLGNYLGALKNWAALQDSYDCIFALADLHTITVRQEPAKLRHNTLEAYALLLSCGIDPKRSPFFLQSHVPAHSQLAWILDCYTQFGELQRMTQFKDKSQKHADNINAGLFTYPSLMAADILLYQADLVPVGEDQTQHVELTRNIAERFNNAYSPTFTMPDALVLKGGRRVMSLQDPTRKMSKSDENVNGCVYVLDKPEDIMRKFKRAITDSEAKVHYAEGKAGINNLMDIYACVTGKSYEEIEHDFDGKGYGDFKQAVGEAVVEHLRPIQERFAQYSSDKAYLQQCWDAGAEQVSRIANRTLQKVMKKVGFVL; encoded by the coding sequence ATGGAAAACCAAACACCAGAACGTAAAAAACGCATTTTCAGTGCAATCCAGCCAAGCGGCAGCGTTACACTGGGCAATTATCTGGGTGCTCTGAAAAACTGGGCAGCCCTGCAGGACAGCTATGATTGTATTTTCGCACTAGCAGACCTGCACACCATCACCGTGCGACAGGAACCCGCGAAACTGCGTCACAACACACTGGAAGCCTACGCACTGCTGCTTTCCTGCGGCATTGACCCTAAGCGCAGTCCGTTTTTCCTGCAAAGCCACGTTCCCGCCCACTCCCAGCTTGCGTGGATTTTGGACTGTTACACCCAGTTCGGCGAACTGCAGCGTATGACGCAGTTTAAGGACAAATCTCAAAAGCACGCCGACAACATCAACGCCGGGCTGTTTACCTACCCAAGCCTGATGGCAGCGGACATTCTGCTTTACCAGGCGGACCTTGTGCCGGTCGGTGAGGACCAGACCCAACATGTGGAGCTGACCCGCAACATCGCAGAACGCTTTAATAATGCCTACTCCCCGACCTTCACTATGCCGGACGCACTTGTACTCAAGGGCGGCCGCCGCGTGATGAGCCTGCAGGACCCCACCCGCAAAATGAGCAAGAGCGACGAAAATGTAAACGGCTGTGTCTATGTGCTGGACAAGCCGGAGGACATCATGCGCAAGTTTAAGCGTGCCATTACGGACAGCGAAGCAAAGGTTCATTACGCCGAGGGCAAAGCGGGCATCAACAACCTGATGGACATTTACGCCTGCGTCACCGGCAAAAGCTACGAGGAAATCGAGCACGATTTTGACGGTAAAGGTTACGGCGACTTCAAGCAGGCAGTCGGCGAAGCGGTTGTGGAACATCTGCGCCCAATTCAGGAACGCTTTGCACAATACAGCAGTGACAAAGCCTATCTGCAGCAGTGCTGGGACGCGGGTGCAGAGCAGGTTTCACGGATTGCAAATCGTACCCTGCAGAAAGTTATGAAAAAAGTTGGTTTTGTACTGTAA
- a CDS encoding PLP-dependent aminotransferase family protein, producing the protein MDYRFSDRVSKLKPSAIREIFKYASDPAVISLSAGNPAPDAFPVEAIRKCSEDVLREQPIDALQYSVTEGLPALREDVTAFLKNHCNVATPGDSVLITSGAEQIMDLLSKSVINEGDTVVCEEPSFVGALNSFRSYNAVLKGVPMQEDGMDLAKLEEILKSDSRVKFIYTIPNFQNPMGITTSWEKRQGIYALAKKYNTLILEDNPYGDLRFAGEAIPAIKTLDTEGRVLYSGTFSKTISPGMRVGFAAGGSELIQKMVVCKQGSDVHTNIWSQLVIHRFLRGWDFEKHLKNLQKIYAKKYEVADHALKENAPLLQYHPIQGGLFIWCTLPDSIPMIDYCKKAVLNKVCVVPGNAFLTDENKPCQSFRINYSSPTNEDLARGIAILGKLAAEWPNA; encoded by the coding sequence ATGGATTACCGCTTTTCTGACCGCGTCAGCAAACTGAAGCCCTCTGCTATCCGTGAAATTTTCAAGTATGCTTCCGACCCCGCTGTCATTTCCCTTTCCGCAGGCAACCCGGCACCGGATGCATTTCCGGTAGAAGCTATTCGCAAGTGCAGTGAAGATGTACTGCGTGAGCAGCCGATTGATGCCTTGCAGTACAGTGTAACCGAGGGCCTGCCCGCCTTGCGGGAGGACGTGACCGCGTTTCTGAAAAATCACTGTAACGTTGCCACCCCAGGCGACAGTGTGCTGATTACCAGCGGTGCAGAACAGATTATGGATTTGTTGAGCAAGTCCGTCATCAACGAGGGCGACACCGTTGTCTGCGAGGAACCAAGCTTTGTCGGTGCGCTCAACTCTTTCCGTTCCTACAATGCAGTGCTCAAGGGTGTCCCCATGCAGGAAGACGGCATGGACCTTGCCAAGCTGGAAGAAATTTTGAAAAGCGATTCACGTGTCAAATTCATTTACACCATTCCAAACTTCCAGAACCCAATGGGCATTACAACCAGCTGGGAAAAACGGCAGGGCATTTACGCACTCGCCAAAAAATACAATACATTGATACTGGAAGACAACCCCTACGGCGACCTGCGCTTTGCGGGCGAAGCCATTCCAGCAATCAAAACACTCGATACAGAGGGCCGCGTGCTTTACTCCGGCACGTTCAGCAAGACCATCTCCCCCGGCATGCGTGTCGGCTTTGCGGCAGGCGGCAGTGAGCTGATTCAGAAAATGGTCGTTTGCAAGCAGGGCAGCGACGTACACACCAACATCTGGAGTCAGCTGGTCATCCACCGTTTCCTGCGCGGCTGGGATTTTGAAAAGCATTTGAAAAACCTCCAGAAAATCTACGCTAAGAAATATGAAGTAGCAGACCACGCACTGAAAGAAAACGCGCCGCTGCTGCAGTATCATCCTATTCAGGGCGGGCTGTTCATCTGGTGTACTCTGCCGGATTCCATTCCCATGATTGATTACTGCAAAAAAGCAGTTCTGAATAAAGTCTGTGTGGTGCCCGGCAACGCATTCCTTACAGACGAAAACAAGCCCTGCCAGAGCTTCCGCATCAACTACTCCTCCCCGACTAATGAAGACCTCGCCCGCGGCATTGCAATTCTCGGAAAGCTGGCCGCCGAGTGGCCAAACGCTTGA